A single Anopheles arabiensis isolate DONGOLA chromosome 2, AaraD3, whole genome shotgun sequence DNA region contains:
- the LOC120893885 gene encoding probable serine/threonine-protein kinase DDB_G0282963, whose amino-acid sequence MSEKAILEVNTTHQTNNQLENSNRPVDDSVPSAEDTNVVASNSLSSVESSSPPAITSNDISSIVNETSTGNCTQQPPSGGTVPPTGSPLPASQIRTPVVERQTSVGSLDSTSMSIGAGSGSGGGPSGFRNSLSNGRMFSRLMSVERGRSNNHGTTSRRGSNFSNVMLNDFMALLQQARHPGSLFSGERTGLFLNSERSHGTGTSTPPMMSNSIGSIGNGNSNIATSDVVIDVDDGTGTIGGGSSRSSHNELYPMSNSSSTANTSIRPFLWIQSGDENAPPSGSLIGGRSPLMPNFNYSHHHHHFNNHQPLALHHQQSAAGLSAASVSMASQSSISIGGGEGIPSMGSDGTNGAVLTPTAGNAPTIGAGGATRSNSISSNHQNEEATVHEALNQLPETRALIETLARYMPLLLILLAKLCYDHLDGIMHFLLLLMTFYHANWVVRQEISKQKQRRVMVLLRELIIIILALLIFGFVIEWKSICLVILFMSDNLQPESLKGLLFAVCITDLILKLITIVIKIIVTLMPPRVVDYKSRGKVYLMIESLSQLYRAAAPIQPWLIFLFESYSGSEKMVGVILSAVYIVAKSTDLLDRVKFCRRSFVKLLQKTHPGQFYRLLFNYVPAKNPTDIF is encoded by the exons ATGTCCGAAAAGGCTATCCTAGAAGTAAACACCACACATCAGACCAATAATCAACTGGAAAACTCGAACCGACCTGTGGATGATTCTGTACCGTCAGCGGAAGATACTAATGTCGTAGCATCCAACTCACTATCATCAGTAGAATCATCGTCCCCGCCTGCTATAACTTCAAACGACATTTCAAGTATTGTTAACGAAACCAGTACTGGAAATTGCACCCAGCAGCCACCATCTGGCGGTACTGTTCCACCAACTGGTTCTCCGTTACCTGCGTCACAGATCCGCACCCCCGTGGTCGAGCGTCAGACATCTGTTGGATCATTAGATAGTACATCAATGTCAATTGGAGCTGGTTCGGGTAGTGGCGGAGGACCAAGTGGCTTTCGCAACTCATTGAGTAATGGACGTATGTTTAGCAGGCTTATGTCTGTTGAACGTGGACGGTCTAACAATCATGGAACGACTTCACGAAGAGGTTCCAACTTTAGTAACGTTATGCTGAACGATTTTATGGCCCTTCTGCAGCAGGCAAGACATCCGGGTAGTTTATTTTCCGGTGAGCGTACAGGACTCTTTCTCAATTCGGAGCGGTCTCACGGTACAGGAACAAGTACACCTCCGATGATGAGTAACTCTATTGGTTCGATCGGAAATGGAAATTCTAATATCGCTACTAGTGATGTTGTAATTGATGTCGACGACGGAACCGGGACGATTGGTGGAGGTTCTTCGCGTTCTTCTCACAATGAGCTGTACCCTATGTCAAACTCATCTTCCACAGCTAATACAAGTATTAGACCATTCTTATGGATTCAATCCGGCGATGAAAATGCTCCACCTTCGGGCTCTTTGATTGGTGGACGTTCACCACTAATGCCAAATTTTAACTACagtcaccatcatcaccacttTAACAATCATCAACCTTTGGCCTTGCATCACCAGCAATCCGCTGCTGGACTATCCGCAGCATCAGTGTCGATGGCTTCACAGTCTTCCATATctattggtggtggtgagggtATTCCATCTATGGGTAGTGATGGCACAAATGGTGCTGTACTGACACCGACGGCAGGAAATGCACCTACCattggtgctggtggtgctacTCGTAGTAACAGCATCAGTTCGAATCACCAGAATGAGGAAGCCACCGTTCATGAAGCGCTTAATCAGTTGCCAGAAACTCGCGCCTTAATAGAAACATTAGCACGGTATATGCCATTACTTCTGATTTTGTTGGCTAAATTATGCTACGATCATTTAGATGGGATAATGCACTTTCTGTTGTTATTGATGACGTTCTACCACGCAAATTGGGTAGTCCGACAAGAAATatcgaaacaaaagcaacgaCGTGTTATGGTGTTGCTGCGTGAGCTGATAATTATCATTTTAGCATTACTCATATTTGGATTTGTGATTGAATGGAAGAGTATCTGTCTGGTGATACTTTTCATGTCTGATAATCTGCAACCTGAATCGCTTAAAGGactgttgtttgctgtttgtatAACAGATTTAATACTGAAGCTGATCACCATTGTAATCAAAATTATTGTTACGCTTATGCCGCCTCGAGTGGTAGACTACAAAAGTAGG GGCAAGGTCTACCTAATGATAGAATCGCTCTCCCAATTGTATCGTGCCGCAGCCCCCATTCAACCATGGTtgatttttctgtttgaatCCTACTCTGGTTCGGAAAAGATGGTCGGCGTTATTTTATCTGCAGTATATATAGTTGCTAAATCGACGGATCTGCTTGATAGGGTCAAGTTCTGTCGCCGATCATTTGTAAAGCTACTACAAAAAACT